AATATGTTGATATGTGTCGTGGTCCGCACGTTCCAAATATGAAGTTCTGCCACCACTTCAAGATTATGAAAGTGGCAGGTGCATACTGGCGCGGCAACTCAGAAAACAAGATGTTACAGCGTATCTACGGTACAGCTTGGGCTGACAAGAAGCAGCTAAAGGCGTATCTTAAGCGTTTAGAAGAAGCTGAAAAGCGCGATCACCGTAAAATTGGTAAAGCACTCGACCTGTGGCACTGGCAAGAAGAAGCGCCAGGCATGGTGTTTTGGCATAATGATGGCTGGAGCATTTATCGCGAGCTTGAAGATTTTGTTCGTGAAAAACTACGCGAATATCAATACGAAGAAGTAAAAGGTCCGTTAATGATGGACCGTGGCTTGTGGGAAAAATCAGGCCACTGGGACAAGTATTCAGATGCTATGTTCACGACTGAGTCAGAGAAACGTGAGTATGCTATTAAGCCGATGAACTGCCCAGGTCACGTGCAGATCTTTAACCAAGGTCTAAAGTCGTACCGTGATTTACCACTACGTATGGCTGAATTTGGCTGTTGTCACCGTAATGAACCATCAGGTGCACTACATGGCTTGATGCGCGTTCGTGGCTTTACTCAAGATGATGCGCATATCTTCTGTACAGAAGAGCAAATCATGGATGAAGTATCTGCCTGTATCAAAATGGTATATGATACATACTCGACATTTGGCTTTGAAAAGATTGTTGTAAAACTTTCGACTCGTCCAGAAAAGCGCATTGGTGAAGACGAAATGTGGGACAAAGCGGAAGCTGCATTAGCTGAAGCGTTAAAAGTTAACAACATCGAGTTTGAATATCTGCCGGGTGAAGGGGCGTTTTATGGTCCTAAGATCGAATTCACGCTGTATGACTGTTTAGAGCGTGCGTGGCAATGTGGTACAGTGCAATTAGACTTCGCACTACCAGGTCGTTTAGGTGCAACTTATGTTGCGGAAAGTAACGAGCGTAAAACACCAGTTATGATCCACCGCGCGATTCTGGGTTCACTAGAGCGCTTTATTGGAATTCTAACGGAAGAATATGCTGGTCAGTTCCCAACTTGGCTTGCGCCTAAACAAGTTGTGATCATGAATATCACGGATAAACAGGCGGATTATGTCCACGAAGTTGTACAAAAGTTGAATAAACTTGGAATAAGAGCTTGTGCCGACTTGAGAAATGAGAAGATTGGTTTTAAAATCCGCGAGCATACTTTAAAACGTATACCTTATTTACTAGTGGTGGGTGACAAAGAAGTCGAGCAACAAGAAGTTGCAGTAAGAACCCGTACTGGTGAAGATTTAGGTAAATTATCGATTGATGATTTCATCGTTAAAGTTAGCGAAGAGATTAAAAATCGACTATAAATATAAACTTGCGTGTACTTTACTTTTTCTGGTGCACGCATTTACTTTTGAATTTTTTGGAGGAACGTACCATTAGAGGCGGCAAAAAAGGGCAAAATAACGCTCAGAAAAATCGTATTAACGAAGAGATTACAGCGAAAGAGGTTCGCTTAATTGACGCTGAAGGCGAGCAAGCTGGCATTGTCTCAACAAGAGACGCACAAAACATGGCGGACGAAGCAGGTCTAGATCTAGTTGAGATCAGTCCAAACGCTGAACCACCGGTTTGTAAAGTGATGGACTACGGTAAGTTCCTTTTTGAAAAAGCAAAAATCCAAAAAGAACAAAAGAAAAAGCAAAAGCAAATTCAGGTTAAGGAAGTTAAATTCCGTCCTGGAACAGATGTTGGTGATTACCAAGTCAAGCTACGTAGCCTTCGCAAGTTTCTTGAGGGTGGTGACAAAGCTAAAGTCACAATTCGCTTCCGTGGTCGTGAAATGGCGCACCAAGAGATTGGTATTGATCTACTAGAACGTATCAAGACTGAATTGGAAGATATCGCATCAGTTGAGTCTTTCCCGAAAAAAGTAGAAGGTCGTCAGATGATAATGATGATGGCGCCTATTGCTAAAAAGTCTTAATCTCGGCATAATACGCATCGAATTTAACGCAGGTTTCAAGTGCTAACGCCACCTGCGTTATCCGGTTTTAAAGTAAGGTATTGATCCTTCACCGGTTTTAGGTAGTAAGTTAGGCCTACAAGTGAGTTTATCTCCGCCTACTTACATTGTGTTAAAGCAATATCATTCGGAGTTATTGCAAATGGCTTATAAGCTAAAATCACACAGAGGTGCTGCTAAGCGCTTCAAAAAGACTGCTTCTGGCGGTTACAAGCGTAAACAGTCGCATCTTCGTCACATTCTGACTAAGAAATCTTCAAAGCGTAAATTACACCTTCGTGCTAAGTCTATGGTTCATAAGAATGACCTAGGCCTAATCGATCGTATGTTACCATTCGCTTAATAGAGGATATCAGAAATGGCAAGAGTTAAACGCGGCGTAGTTGCACGTGCACGTCACAAAAAAGTATTAAAGCAAGCTAAAGGTTACTATGGAGCGCGTTCACGCGTTTACCGCGTAGCTTTCCAAGCGGTAACTAAAGCTGGTCAATATGCTTACCGTGACCGTCGTGCTAAGAAACGTACTTTCCGTCAACTATGGATTGCTCGTATCAACGCAGCTGCACGTCAAAATGGTCTTTCTTACAGCCGTTTCATCAATGGCCTTAAAAAGTCATCGATTGAAATCGATCGTAAGATCCTAGCTGATATCGCAGTATACGACCAAGTAGCTTTCGCAGCACTAGTTGCTAAAGCAAAAGACGGTCTAGCTGCTTAATAAGCAGAACTAGAATTAGTCTTAGGACTAAACCTGGTATTGAAAAGGAGCCTTAGGCTCCTTTTTTAGTTTTATATTCGTTATCATCGCTAACGTTAGCGGTTTTTTATTAAAATTTTATCCAGCATCTTACTGCTCAATATTCGTTTTAAGTATCCCATCAAATAGGTCGGAAACGTAACGTAATATCTCGGCTTTGCAGTCTTCGCACTCAGTGCGTGTTGCAGCACTTTATAAACAGCTTCTGGTCCTAAGGTAAATTTTTGCGGTGCTTCTTCTGAGCCCAAGCGGTTAAGCTGCGCCTGATACGCTTTGTGATGTACACTATTTTCGTGATCGATATTCGCTAAAAAGGCGTGCTTCGCGTTTTCTCTAAATTTAGACACGATTGGACCTGGCTCTATTAGGCTAACTTGAATATTGCTACCTGAAAGCTCCATGCGTAGGGTGTCGGTAAGTCCTTCAAGTGCAAATTTGCTCGCGTTATAAGCGCCACGATATGGCAGAGCGACTAATCCAAGTACGGATGAGTTATGAATAATGCGGCCTGCGCCTTGCTTACGCATTTGCTCAACTGCGAGACAAGTGAGTGTGTGCCAGCCAAAAAAATTAACTTCAAATTGTTGCCGTAACACCTCTGTAGGCAAGTCTTCTACCGCACCAGGTTGACCGTAGGCGCCGTTATTGAATAACGCGTCTAGCTGACCATTTGCGATTGTCAAAGCTTGGTTAAAACCATCATTTATACTTTGCTCGCACGCTAAATCGAGCAAAATACATTGAATGTCTGTGCCTTCAAATTTATTCAGGTCTTTTGCATTTCTAACTGAAGCAATAACTTGATATCCTGCTTTTGACAATTGCACAGCGCAGTAATAACCAATCCCGCTAGAACAACCTGTGATTAAAATTGATTTTTGTATGCTCATTTGATCCCTAAAGTTATGGTTATCTGCGATTAACTGCAAATTTTTGTTGAATCACCGCACATTGTAAGCCGATATCTAAAATATTGATATAATTGGCAGATAAAAGCAGAGGAATAGAGAAATATGATGAGTTCCAGCATTATTATGCTTACTGCAATGCTAGGTATGAACGGTCATTTACCACCTTTGATAGAGTGGCAGGGCAAAAGTGAACAACTATTACAACAACAGGGCCCATTAACGACTGATTTTGAACTAAGTGGTGCGATAGATTCTCCTAATTACGCAGATACGATGGCATTTGTTGACCGCCTAGTGGCTGCCAATCCGACCCAATTTAAGTTAGAGACGATCGGATTTAGCAATAGTAATCGCGCGATTAAGATGATTGTTGCAACGGAGCAGGGCGGTGACAAATCAAATGTTATTAACAATGGTAAGCCAACTATTTTAGTACAGGCAGGTATTCATGCCGGGGAAATTGACGGCAAAGATGCGATGTTTATGTTGCTTCGCGATGTTGCAACCGGTAAGCGCCGTGACATCTTGACGAAAGTGAATTTACTCTTTATCCCTATTCTCAACGTCGATGGGCATGAAAGGCGCAGTGAGTTTAACCGTATAAATCAACGCGGCCCGACTGTTATGGGCTTTAGAACTAATGCCAATAATTTAAATCTCAATCGTGATTACACTAAATTGGACACGCCGGGAGTTAAGGCGGTCATGCAGGTGATTAACGAATATAATCCGGATCTGTACATCGATGTTCATGTAACGGATGGTGCAGACTACCAATACGATGTCACTTATGGTTTTAACCCAACTTTTGCAAGTGAGTCTCCGGCGATAGCTGAGGTGTTAGAGAATCAGATTTCGCCACAAATTAATGCAGCGCTTGCTGCCCAAGGACATATTCCTGGTCCGCTAGTGTTTGTGATGGATAAGCGAGACTTTAAAAAGGGATTGGCTGGCTGGGTGGCAACGCCACGATTTTCAAATGGTTGGGGGGATTTAAAAGGACTGCCGACCATACTGGTAGAAAATCACTCTTTGAAACCCTATAAGCAGCGCGTGCTAGGCACTTATGTGTTTATGGATGGTGTTATCAGTGGCCTTTCAAGCAATATTCAGGCACTACGAGAAGCGGTTCAAAAAGAGGCTGAATTCACACCTAAACAATTGGTAGTTGAACGCAGCTATGCAAAAGAGCCTGACTACATTCAATTTAAAGGCATCCAATACAAGCAGTTTGAAAGTGCATTGTCTGGTCATTTGGAAGCAAAGTACTTAGGCGAGCCACAAGACTATGAGAAGCTGCCAATTTATTGGCAGAAGGAAGTAAAAACAACGGTGAATGTTCCTGAGCAGTTTTACATTCCACCGGCATACCCAGAAGTGATCGAAAAATTAAAACTACATGGAATAACCGTTTCTAAACTACCTGATGGAACGGTAGTGGAAAAGGTAAGTCAAGCTACAGTAAAAGACTACAAGTTCGATACAGCTCCTTTTGAAGGACGCTTTAGAGTGAATGCGACTTTTGACATTAAGGAGCTTTCAGACAAGGTCGATCTCAGTGGGTGGTATAAAGTAGCAACGGCGCAAAAATCTGGAGAACTGGTGACTCACTTACTACATCCAGAGGCGCCTGACTCATTTTTTGCTTGGGGGGATTTCAATACTATTTTCCAACGTACAGAATATGTTGAAAATTATGCACTTGAACCTTTTGCGCGAAAAATGCTAAAACAAAATCCAGCTATGGCATTAGCCTTTGATAAAAAAATACGTGAAGACAAGCAGTTTGCAAACGATCCAAAAGCGAGGATGGAGTGGCTTTATGCAAGAACTCCGTTTTATGATAATGCGTATCTTAAATATCCTGTTTTGATGTCGTTTGGAGCAAACTAACCATGCTAGTGTTCACCATTCCAGTTACCCCGTTTATGCAAAATTGTCGGGTTATTGTGTGCCCAGAAACACAAGCCGCTGCAATTGTAGACCCAGGTGGTGAAGCGGAAAAAATTATTGCGCAGTTGAACGCACGGGGATTAGTGCCAAGCATGATTTTGCTTACCCATGCGCACCTTGATCATGTGGGGGCAAGTACAGTATTAAGTGAACATTTTAACATCGAGATTATTGGGCCTCATCAGGGCGATCAATTTTGGTTGGAAGCCTTGCCAATGCAATCACAGATGTTTGGTTTTCCTAATCATGCAGCTTTTTTACCATCAAAGTGGTTAAATGATGGTGATGAGGTTAAAGTGGGAAACCTAATACTCGAAGTCAGACATTGTCCAGGGCATACTCCGGGGCACGTGGTATTTTATGAACCAAACTCAAAACAGGTCTTAGTAGGAGATGTGTTGTTTAAAGGCTCTGTTGGTCGTACTGACTTTCCAAAAGGCGATGCGGCTCAACTAAAACAGTCTATTGAAGATAAGCTGTTTACTTTGCCTGATGAAGTCGTGGTACATTCGGGCCATGGTGAAAACACCTCAATTGGCTTAGAAAAGGCGACAAATCCTTTTATGAGTGGCCGATTTGGTTAAAATAGTGGAAGTGGCATAGCGGTTTGTACCTTTTATATTTGCTATGCTTCAGGGAATAACAATCAGCATCGGTCAACTGACTGATGTGCTAATTAAACTAGAATAGATATGTCATTAAACCAAGTAGATCGCCAGATCCTGGCATTGTTACAGCAAGACGCAAGTCTTTCTACCGCTGAAATCGCTGATAAAGTAGGACTATCTCAGTCACCTTGTTGGCGTCGCATCGCTAAATTAGAGCAAGACGGCTACATCAAAGGCAAAGTTGCATTGCTGGACGAGAAAAAACTCGGGTTTGATATGTTGGTTTATGCACATGTTAGGCTCTCAAATCATGGCCGTAACAATCTTGCTGAGTTTGAAAAACTGATCTTAAGCTATGACGAAGTAACAGAGTGCTACTCTATGGCAGGTACTATGGACTTTATGCTGCGTATCATTTCGAAAGGCATTGAAGGGTATGAGCAATTTGTTCGTGATAACTTACTTAATCTAGAGTTCGTCCAAGAAGTACACTCAAATGTTACGATGACTTGCGTTAAGCGCAGCACCTCCTTACCACTTTAATACGATCTGTTGCCCTGCTTCGTTAAGTAGGGCTTACCGTCATCTTTTCACCATTGCTCTATACTACAATACAGACCGCTTTATTGAGTTATGTATTGCAAACGAGTTTGCGATACACGCTTGTATCTTATTTGTTAAAGGCGCTGCTTTTTGCTAAAATCCACCGCCTTTGTGTTCATAGTCAATTCACACCAGAGGATATTGATGTTTAATCTTATCAGCAAAGCGCCTAGCTCTGCTAAAAACGATGTACTGTCTGGGCTTACGGTCGCTTTGGCACTTGTGCCTGAGGCTGTGGCTTTCGCTTTTGTTGCACAAGTAGATCCATTAGTCGGTTTATATGCAGCATTTATTGTCGGTCTTGTGACTTCAATCTTTGGTGGTAGGCCGGGTATGATCTCGGGTGCAACAGGGGCTCTTGCCGTGGTAATGGTGAGTCTCGTTGTTGAGCATGGTGTAGAGTATCTCTTTGCAACTGTACTACTCATGGGCCTCCTACAAATACTCGCGGGTATATTTAAGCTCGGCAAGTTTATACGTATGGTACCGCATCCTGTAATGCTAGGCTTTGTAAATGGCTTAGCTATCGTTATCTTTCTTGCGCAACTTGGTCAGTTTAAAGTACTTAATGGCGAAGGTGAGCTGACTTGGATGCAGGGTGAGGCGTTATATATTATGGCAGGCTTGGTGGCGTTGACTATGGCCATTATTCATTTTTTACCAAAGCTAACAACGGCTGTACCTTCGAGCCTAGCGGCGATTTTAGTGGTAACCGGTCTTGTTATTGGTTTAGATTTAGACGCTCGTAATGTGCTTGATTATCTGAAAGATATGTCAGGTAACGTAGATGCAACGATAGCCGGTGGTTTTCCTGCTTTCCATATCCCCGAAGTGCCATGGACATTTGAAACATTTAAAATCATCTTCCCATACGCACTTATCCTAGCAGCGATTGGTTTGATTGAATCTTTATTAACGCTCACGTTAATCGACGAAATCACCGAAACACGTGGTCACAGTAACCGCGAATGTATCGGTCAGGGTGCGGCTAACGTTACTTGTGGTGTGTTTGGTGCGATGGGTGGCTGTGCGATGATTGGGCAATCAATGATCAATATTAATTCTGGTGGACGTAGCCGTTTGTCAGGTATCACAGCGGCATTATTACTACTTGTATTTATTCTGTTTGCGGCAAGCCTTATCGAGATGATCCCGCTTGCGGCGTTAGTTGGTGTAATGTTTATGGTGGTATTAGGGACTTTTGAATGGTCAAGTTTTAGATTAATTAGAAAGATCCCTAAATCAGATGCCTTTGTAATCGTCTTGGTGTCGGGTGTTACTGTGATTACAGATTTGGCCATCGCAGTTTGCGTTGGTGTCATTGTTTCGGCACTCGTATTCGCGTGGGAGCATGCGAAACATATATACACTAATAATTATATTGATGAGCAAGGCTCAAAAGTGTATGAATTACATGGACCTCTGTTTTTTGGGTCGGTGAAAAACTTTGCTGAATTGTTTGATGTTAACAATGACCCTGATGATATCAT
This portion of the Pseudoalteromonas sp. GCY genome encodes:
- the rplT gene encoding 50S ribosomal protein L20; the protein is MARVKRGVVARARHKKVLKQAKGYYGARSRVYRVAFQAVTKAGQYAYRDRRAKKRTFRQLWIARINAAARQNGLSYSRFINGLKKSSIEIDRKILADIAVYDQVAFAALVAKAKDGLAA
- a CDS encoding SDR family oxidoreductase; the protein is MSIQKSILITGCSSGIGYYCAVQLSKAGYQVIASVRNAKDLNKFEGTDIQCILLDLACEQSINDGFNQALTIANGQLDALFNNGAYGQPGAVEDLPTEVLRQQFEVNFFGWHTLTCLAVEQMRKQGAGRIIHNSSVLGLVALPYRGAYNASKFALEGLTDTLRMELSGSNIQVSLIEPGPIVSKFRENAKHAFLANIDHENSVHHKAYQAQLNRLGSEEAPQKFTLGPEAVYKVLQHALSAKTAKPRYYVTFPTYLMGYLKRILSSKMLDKILIKNR
- a CDS encoding M14 family metallopeptidase; this translates as MMSSSIIMLTAMLGMNGHLPPLIEWQGKSEQLLQQQGPLTTDFELSGAIDSPNYADTMAFVDRLVAANPTQFKLETIGFSNSNRAIKMIVATEQGGDKSNVINNGKPTILVQAGIHAGEIDGKDAMFMLLRDVATGKRRDILTKVNLLFIPILNVDGHERRSEFNRINQRGPTVMGFRTNANNLNLNRDYTKLDTPGVKAVMQVINEYNPDLYIDVHVTDGADYQYDVTYGFNPTFASESPAIAEVLENQISPQINAALAAQGHIPGPLVFVMDKRDFKKGLAGWVATPRFSNGWGDLKGLPTILVENHSLKPYKQRVLGTYVFMDGVISGLSSNIQALREAVQKEAEFTPKQLVVERSYAKEPDYIQFKGIQYKQFESALSGHLEAKYLGEPQDYEKLPIYWQKEVKTTVNVPEQFYIPPAYPEVIEKLKLHGITVSKLPDGTVVEKVSQATVKDYKFDTAPFEGRFRVNATFDIKELSDKVDLSGWYKVATAQKSGELVTHLLHPEAPDSFFAWGDFNTIFQRTEYVENYALEPFARKMLKQNPAMALAFDKKIREDKQFANDPKARMEWLYARTPFYDNAYLKYPVLMSFGAN
- the thrS gene encoding threonine--tRNA ligase, whose amino-acid sequence is MPVITLPDGSQRIFENPVTTLEVAQDIGPGLAKATIAGRVNGVRVDACDLIENDSALEIITAKDDDGLEIIRHSCAHLIGHAVKQLFPEAKMAIGPTIDNGFYYDVDLEHSLTQEDLEAIEKRMLELAKTDYDVVKKKVSWQEARDAFAARGETYKMEILDENIAKDDRPGLYHHEEYVDMCRGPHVPNMKFCHHFKIMKVAGAYWRGNSENKMLQRIYGTAWADKKQLKAYLKRLEEAEKRDHRKIGKALDLWHWQEEAPGMVFWHNDGWSIYRELEDFVREKLREYQYEEVKGPLMMDRGLWEKSGHWDKYSDAMFTTESEKREYAIKPMNCPGHVQIFNQGLKSYRDLPLRMAEFGCCHRNEPSGALHGLMRVRGFTQDDAHIFCTEEQIMDEVSACIKMVYDTYSTFGFEKIVVKLSTRPEKRIGEDEMWDKAEAALAEALKVNNIEFEYLPGEGAFYGPKIEFTLYDCLERAWQCGTVQLDFALPGRLGATYVAESNERKTPVMIHRAILGSLERFIGILTEEYAGQFPTWLAPKQVVIMNITDKQADYVHEVVQKLNKLGIRACADLRNEKIGFKIREHTLKRIPYLLVVGDKEVEQQEVAVRTRTGEDLGKLSIDDFIVKVSEEIKNRL
- the rpmI gene encoding 50S ribosomal protein L35, translating into MAYKLKSHRGAAKRFKKTASGGYKRKQSHLRHILTKKSSKRKLHLRAKSMVHKNDLGLIDRMLPFA
- a CDS encoding MBL fold metallo-hydrolase — translated: MLVFTIPVTPFMQNCRVIVCPETQAAAIVDPGGEAEKIIAQLNARGLVPSMILLTHAHLDHVGASTVLSEHFNIEIIGPHQGDQFWLEALPMQSQMFGFPNHAAFLPSKWLNDGDEVKVGNLILEVRHCPGHTPGHVVFYEPNSKQVLVGDVLFKGSVGRTDFPKGDAAQLKQSIEDKLFTLPDEVVVHSGHGENTSIGLEKATNPFMSGRFG
- a CDS encoding SulP family inorganic anion transporter, encoding MFNLISKAPSSAKNDVLSGLTVALALVPEAVAFAFVAQVDPLVGLYAAFIVGLVTSIFGGRPGMISGATGALAVVMVSLVVEHGVEYLFATVLLMGLLQILAGIFKLGKFIRMVPHPVMLGFVNGLAIVIFLAQLGQFKVLNGEGELTWMQGEALYIMAGLVALTMAIIHFLPKLTTAVPSSLAAILVVTGLVIGLDLDARNVLDYLKDMSGNVDATIAGGFPAFHIPEVPWTFETFKIIFPYALILAAIGLIESLLTLTLIDEITETRGHSNRECIGQGAANVTCGVFGAMGGCAMIGQSMININSGGRSRLSGITAALLLLVFILFAASLIEMIPLAALVGVMFMVVLGTFEWSSFRLIRKIPKSDAFVIVLVSGVTVITDLAIAVCVGVIVSALVFAWEHAKHIYTNNYIDEQGSKVYELHGPLFFGSVKNFAELFDVNNDPDDIIVEFKHSRVADHSAIEAIDALAERYKKAGKTLHLRHLSQDCKVLLSKAKDLVELDGQADPTYKVASDKLA
- the infC gene encoding translation initiation factor IF-3, giving the protein MEERTIRGGKKGQNNAQKNRINEEITAKEVRLIDAEGEQAGIVSTRDAQNMADEAGLDLVEISPNAEPPVCKVMDYGKFLFEKAKIQKEQKKKQKQIQVKEVKFRPGTDVGDYQVKLRSLRKFLEGGDKAKVTIRFRGREMAHQEIGIDLLERIKTELEDIASVESFPKKVEGRQMIMMMAPIAKKS
- a CDS encoding Lrp/AsnC family transcriptional regulator yields the protein MSLNQVDRQILALLQQDASLSTAEIADKVGLSQSPCWRRIAKLEQDGYIKGKVALLDEKKLGFDMLVYAHVRLSNHGRNNLAEFEKLILSYDEVTECYSMAGTMDFMLRIISKGIEGYEQFVRDNLLNLEFVQEVHSNVTMTCVKRSTSLPL